The Brassica oleracea var. oleracea cultivar TO1000 chromosome C6, BOL, whole genome shotgun sequence genomic interval AGGCCTTAGATCCACAATTAGTTTGATTAGTACTGAGCAAAGTGTAACTTCTCTCGTTTTATTAAAAAAACACATTCCAAAGGGATCCTCACACTATTACGAGACCGAGAGATGGCGAATGAAATACCTACCAAAGGGATCCTCAAGACCGAAGCTCTGAAACATGTTTGTTTTCTTTTTATAAATTTCTTTCATGATTTTTTCATGAACTAAAGTCTAAATATAAAGTATTGTCGATCTGCAAAATTTGGTTTTGTCTTCATAAATAAACGACCTTTGATATATTAATTTGGTTGTGTTCACTTGTTAAAGTACATCTTGGAAACGTCAGCGTATCCAAGAGAGCATGAGCTGCTTAAGGAACTTCGTAAAGCTACAGTCCAGAAATATGGCAATTTGTAAGTCTTCTTTATCAAATAAATAGGATTCTATAACCAGTCTATTAAATTAAAAAATATTATTATTTATAGAATTTTCTTGGTTAATAAAAACGCAGAAGCGAGATGGAAGTTCCGGTTGATGAGGGTCTTCTTCTATCGATGCTTTTTAAGATCACGAACGCTAAGAACACTCTCGAGCTCGGTGTTTTCACCGGCTACTCTCTTCTCTCCACGGCACTTGCTTTGCCTGATGATGGCCGCGTAATGTTTCTTCTTCTTGATATAATCATATTGTTGGCATCATACGTACTTTTGCATGTGCAACTATAACAATACAAACTTTATCTATTTATAGATTACTGCAATAGATATTGACAAAGAAGCCTATGAAGTGGGACTAGAGTTTATCAAGAAGGCAGGTGTTGATCACAAGATCAATTTCATCCACTCCGATGGTATTAAGGCCCTAGACCAATTGGTGAAAGACGTACGTACGTAGAAAAGATTGTTCATATTATTTACTAACTAAAGCTTAAAATACTATTGTAATGATCATATTCGACATTTGAGAAAAGCAGAAAAAGGAGTTTGATTTCGCATTTGCGGATGCTGACAAGTCGAACTACGTCAACTTCCATGAGAGGCTTTTGAAACTGGTGAAGGTTGGAGGAATCATTGCGTTTGACAACACCTTGTGGTTTGGTTTTGTGGCTGAGGACGAAGAGGGAGTTCCTGAGCATATGAGGGAATATAGAAAGGCTCTTATAGAATTCAATAAGAAATTGGCTTTGGATACTCGAGTTGAGGTCTCTCAGATTTCCATTGGAGATGGTGTCACGCTCTGCAGGCGCCTTGTATGATCAAATTAGACCAAAGTTTGGGAGTCTGGAATAAAACTGTTAGATCCTTCAATAATCACTTTTGGTCGTTTTTTTTGTTGTTACCAAGTTTGCATGGAATAGTGTTTCTGATTGATGATCACTCTGCATCTTTTAACTCACCTATATTATATAATAATACAATTATGAGTCTGAATTGAAATTATACTGTGTATTATTATATAAAGTTGGATGCATTGGTTTTGTTTTTCTAATTTTGTTCATTTTTGGTTTTCAATTTCTTTTTGTTATCCGCATTCGGATTCAGATATGTTTTATTTCATCCTACAAGATTCATGTGTCTTTTACATCTTGGATCAGATACAAATTTAATTTTTTATTCGTTTCATTTCTTGGATTCCTGGTTTACATCTAAATAACAATTAAATTATTTTATTTAAGATCAATGAAACTTCATAATTTTTTTTAGCAAAACTATGTAAGTTTAATATTTTTATTTTAAATTTTGCTAGTTCTTTTTATTTTATTTTAGCAAAGCGAAGTCACTTTGATTTCTGTTAAAAATATGTCGGTTAAGTGAAAATCAAGATTGACTAAATTTATATCTAATTTGGTTCGATCAACACAAGTATATATGTTTTTTCGATTAATGAAAATTTTGTGTGTGTTTTTGGTAAAAGTATGTAAGTTGGATATTTATTGGACAGTTTTGATGTCTTTTTTTTTTACGACGACCGTTTCGATGTCTATACGTTGTATTTTCAGCACTTGTAAGTATCAAGCATTGTTTGAACTACGAAGGTTTATTTGTAACTAGGGGTTGGCCGGGGCTACGCCCGGGATTTTTGTTTAAATTTTAATTTTGAATATATATTTAGTATGATTATATATATATATTATAATTTATTATAAAAACATAAGTAGCTAAACAGTTATAAATTTATTTTAAATTATTTATTTTTGTTGTCTTAAGCATTTCGAAAATTTTTAGTATCCAATTTTTGGCTATTGGAAGTTATATATAAGGTAATGAGCAGAATGAACAAATACTGAGTAATTTTGGTTTATGGTGTTTAATTGGGTTAAATTGTAGAAATGTTTCATTTCATTTAAAACTATTTATATATTTTTAGCATGGTATCATAATCGTTTTTTTGTATGTTTTAAGTGTAAAACACAATTATCGTACTTTTAAAATAATTAAGAGGTATATTCTCGTGCAAGTCACACAATTATGGAATTGAATTTGAACCAAAGGGGTATGATGAATTTGAATTGTCGTTCTATGAGGCTTTAAGCTTCTATTTTTAATTTGGTCTAATCATTCCGCATAAAGAGAGTGATATATCCTTATAGGATCTTGTCTTTTACCTAAAACCCAATCTTTATATATAAAGATTATAATCTGAGAAGCCAAAATCTATTGCC includes:
- the LOC106299378 gene encoding putative caffeoyl-CoA O-methyltransferase At1g67980, with amino-acid sequence MANEIPTKGILKTEALKHYILETSAYPREHELLKELRKATVQKYGNLSEMEVPVDEGLLLSMLFKITNAKNTLELGVFTGYSLLSTALALPDDGRITAIDIDKEAYEVGLEFIKKAGVDHKINFIHSDGIKALDQLVKDKKEFDFAFADADKSNYVNFHERLLKLVKVGGIIAFDNTLWFGFVAEDEEGVPEHMREYRKALIEFNKKLALDTRVEVSQISIGDGVTLCRRLV